Proteins from one Vibrio pomeroyi genomic window:
- a CDS encoding PQQ-dependent sugar dehydrogenase: MNTHHRILSSALAVIASGVIASSPAFAWQAEKITDGLVIPWGLAYVDDDSMLLTEKAGVIKHIDLKSGEQNTLFRLPNVWAKGQGGLLDITLSPFEEDKFYVTYSKDVDGEGVTTLASATYKNDEVSNWQDVFVSKSRTDTGRHFGSRITSDDSHLYFSIGDRGDRDNGQNTLTHAGSILRLNTDGSIPSDNPFTDNDKVLDEIWSFGHRNPQGLFYDFPSQKLWSIEHGPRGGDEINLIKAGANYGWPVTSHGKEYWGPISVGDSETKEGIEAPKKVYIPSIAPGSLIVYQGEKYPELQGKLLAGALKLTHINIVTVNEQGEAIKEERILEDLGERIRDIETSPSGDIYFSTDNGNLYRLKK, encoded by the coding sequence ATGAACACTCATCACCGCATTCTCTCCTCTGCACTTGCAGTCATCGCATCAGGTGTCATCGCTTCATCCCCAGCGTTTGCATGGCAGGCTGAGAAGATCACAGATGGTCTCGTAATCCCATGGGGCCTAGCTTATGTCGATGACGACTCTATGCTTCTCACAGAAAAAGCAGGCGTCATTAAACACATTGATTTGAAGTCAGGAGAGCAAAATACACTGTTCAGGCTACCCAACGTATGGGCAAAAGGCCAAGGTGGCCTGTTGGATATCACGCTATCCCCTTTTGAAGAAGACAAGTTCTATGTTACCTACAGTAAAGACGTCGATGGCGAAGGCGTAACCACACTCGCTTCTGCCACATACAAAAATGATGAAGTGTCCAATTGGCAAGATGTGTTTGTTTCTAAGTCGAGAACTGACACAGGTCGTCACTTTGGGAGCCGCATTACCTCTGATGATAGTCATCTGTACTTTTCCATTGGCGACCGTGGTGACCGAGACAATGGTCAAAACACCTTAACCCATGCTGGCTCGATATTGCGGCTAAATACTGACGGGAGCATACCAAGCGACAACCCTTTCACCGATAACGACAAGGTTCTCGACGAGATTTGGAGTTTCGGTCACCGCAACCCACAAGGGCTTTTCTATGATTTTCCAAGTCAAAAGCTTTGGTCTATTGAACACGGTCCCCGTGGCGGTGATGAAATCAACCTAATAAAAGCGGGAGCCAACTACGGGTGGCCAGTTACTTCGCACGGCAAAGAGTATTGGGGCCCTATCAGCGTTGGTGATTCGGAAACCAAAGAAGGCATTGAAGCACCTAAAAAGGTATACATTCCCTCAATCGCACCGGGAAGTTTGATCGTCTACCAAGGCGAAAAGTACCCAGAACTGCAAGGTAAACTGTTGGCAGGGGCACTAAAACTTACCCACATCAATATCGTCACAGTCAACGAGCAAGGTGAGGCAATAAAAGAAGAACGCATTCTAGAAGACTTAGGGGAAAGGATTAGAGACATCGAAACCTCACCAAGCGGCGACATCTATTTTAGTACTGACAACGGCAACCTTTACCGACTGAAAAAATAG
- a CDS encoding cold-shock protein, with translation MSNTVTGTVKWFNETKGFGFIQQENGPDVFAHFSAITGDGFKTLAEGQKVEFVVSQGQKGPQADSIKVL, from the coding sequence ATGTCTAACACAGTTACTGGTACAGTAAAGTGGTTCAACGAAACTAAAGGCTTCGGCTTCATTCAACAAGAAAACGGCCCAGACGTATTCGCACACTTCTCTGCTATCACAGGCGACGGTTTCAAAACTCTTGCTGAAGGCCAAAAAGTTGAGTTCGTAGTATCTCAAGGTCAAAAAGGCCCACAAGCTGACAGCATCAAAGTACTTTAA
- a CDS encoding YaeQ family protein produces MALKPTIYKFRISLTDMNRDYYDSFNLTVAQHPSETEQRMMARIMAFCINASPELEFTKGLSSIEEPDLWQKSLDDQILEWVDVGEPDPERVKKATRLSKSVRVFSFNTKSNVWWEQNKGKFGYLKAQIVRLDNEGIEQLAAMTQRTMDLSVMLTGNSAFVNSDTQSAEVTWEELQSND; encoded by the coding sequence ATGGCTCTTAAACCGACAATCTACAAATTTCGTATCTCTTTAACCGATATGAATCGCGACTATTACGACTCTTTTAATCTAACGGTTGCACAACATCCTTCTGAAACAGAACAGCGAATGATGGCTCGTATCATGGCTTTTTGTATCAATGCCTCTCCTGAACTTGAGTTCACTAAAGGGTTGTCTAGCATTGAAGAACCAGATTTATGGCAGAAGTCTTTGGATGACCAGATCCTAGAATGGGTTGATGTGGGCGAACCAGATCCTGAACGTGTTAAGAAGGCGACTCGTCTATCTAAATCTGTACGAGTATTCAGCTTCAACACTAAATCAAACGTTTGGTGGGAACAGAACAAAGGTAAATTCGGTTACCTAAAAGCTCAAATCGTTCGTTTGGATAACGAAGGTATCGAACAATTAGCCGCAATGACACAACGCACAATGGATCTTTCAGTGATGCTGACGGGTAACTCGGCGTTCGTAAATAGCGACACGCAATCAGCTGAAGTAACGTGGGAAGAGCTACAGAGTAATGACTGA